TAATTTGTACTTGATTGATTGGGTGATTAATGTCTCTTTCAGCACAACAGGTAATTATGCGGCAGTCAGTTTTTATCGGTGGAGGAAGCTGAAGTTCCAAAGTAGAACCATGACCAccagtaggaaaactgacaatactagtcaattaagattggaatcaAGTCTTTCTCTTTGCAGAAGATTTATGGTAGACTACTAGagtaatatttataatagaataaaattaatatttgttaatcTATGTCATAAATAATTTTTGAACAAAGGTAGAAAAATAATTTCCATGTGTCAATAAACCAaagatataaaaaacaaaattttcagacaaattatttttgttaattcaaagggagataactcaaattgaGTATGAAAATTTAACAATTTCACATAAGTTCAGTGTATAACCTTTTGATAATTCTTAACTCAAATAAAAGTCTCAGTCATAAAACTTTGATGGTACTTGAAGTACAAAATTTGTGCTTGAACAACCAAATCtattgttttgattggttgaattcCAAGTCTGAATACCATTATTGTACTCAAAAGTTTTATGAACACAAGGCCAGTACATTATCCAACAAGCTTGTTTTAAGTATAAAACATTACCTCTGCTGATCTGTATAACTTCAATTCTTCAATTCTAAAATCTTTCCAAACAGGTGATGGCTGCTGTAATATTACACGTATTTGTGTTATATTGCTCAGTTCATTCATAAACTGCAGATGAAAATCAAAGTATGATTAACCAGAGAAACAAACATATTACAAGCATTCTCAAATAGCAAACacatatttaaagtatttctaTATAATGTGCATGGCTCTCTCTTTTAAGTGTCCTGACCATttttttgaagtatttttttttaaattttgtaacaaaagttataaaacctattttttttcCTAAATTATAGATCATTTTTCCTAaaaatatgcacatctacatgtTATGCATCACtgtgcaaaatttaaaaaagtattcTACCTATGTATGTACAAAAGAAATGGATTTCTCAAAATTTGTGATTCACAAACTATTATTgaccaattttcataaaaaattaatatatacaacTAACAATGAACATCAACTGTACAAAATTTAAGTTGTGTCCTACTTATACTTTTGAAATTTTGGCATTTATAATATTTGTTCACAGACAAAGAGAAAAACAAGAGGCTCATGAATCTTTGATAAACGGCcttattattaatacatttttctttttatctaaaCTTCTATACTGCATATTTCAGGAAGAAATAGCTCAACAAAGATCCCATCTAATTCCAGTTTAACTGGATTGTTGCAGTCTGGATTGATGGTTTTAGTtatcaaataaactcattattttattgattttgtatttacattgtgtaatAGATCAAATTTATTGTTTAGTGTATGCTCATCTGTGTTAATGTGTCTTttaattgagttaagccatttcaactGATAGTTTATAGTGTGTccttttttatgttgtgatgttacactattattcCAAATtagttttaataggtaccaacctttgACTTAATTTGGAATAATAACATAACATCACAACACAACACAATCTGATGTTTagaagttgttgtttgttgatgtggttcaaaaGAGCTTGCTGTTCAGTGAAAGCCAAGGCTCCAtattgaagactgtactttgacctataatggtttacttttacaaattgtaacttagatagaaagttgtctcattggcactcataccacatcatcttatatctAATCAATTAGCAAAATTAAGGAAGATAAATGTGGCAGGCAGACTAATATTTATGTTTCTTGCCATTAGGACAGAAGTAATTACATGTTTTTTGCCAAGACAGAAGTAATCTTGAGAACCTTCTTCCATATGTGGATTTGGCATCAGCCTAAATCTTCTGACACAAGTTTTCCATTTAGCATCacctaaaacataaaataaaaaatatatgatatcattaaactttctgtttgaatattttttgatgATTAGAatactttttaaagttaaaagaaattatttcgtTGCCTGATAGTCAATGAAGCTGTTGTTTATATAAAGCACTCATCTATCAATCAATATTATGTTAATGTGAGAAGTACCAGTAGATAGAGTTTAGTGTAAATGTTGTGTGCATTCTCAAAGCTCTTAATGAAAGTAGTAATTGCTATGTATTCTGAAATGAAAACTTAACCATTGATTTCTGCTTTGGAAAATAATCTGTGAGATATGTACATACCACACACTTAAAAATACCCCTTATAagaataatgtaaaaataaagtttaatagtgatatttgtaaaattgcATCATAGGACATAGCATGATCACAAGTTAAGCTTGAATTTGTGTAGCAATTATCCCAGCCTTTTCTAATCAAGAAATTCCTGAAAATTTGGTACCAGTTGCTTGATTCCTAATTTTAGGAATCTCTTCATAAGTTAATCCTGGGATAATTGCAACAAAAATGTCTTCCATGGCTAATAAATAAAAGTATTCAGAAACAGGCAGTTGATTAGCGATGTATCCCAAATTTCAGAAGCTGTCATTTGTAGAAAATGCAACAAGAGTTTCATGGGAGAGATGAACACATAGAAACTCagaaaaacaaactgatattCCCTCCCTTCTATCAAAGGGTATAAAAATACcattttaaattctttaattAAAACTTTTTCTTAGGTCTATAAAAAAAGTTCAGATAATATTTTGAGATTATTTCTATGTTGGTCAAGTTACAATTTGACAGGGCAGTTTAATGAGAAGACTGaggatgttttataaaatttcagaAATGTCTTTTGACTTTTTGCAGTTAGCTAAATTTCTGAATAAAGGTTGGGGGATTATAGAAAAGTGACTCTTACCTCCAGCATCACCATTTTCTGCCTGAGCTTTAAACTTGGCTTTTACAGTTATAAAAGCTGTATAACTGTTCTTAAAGTGAATTTCTCCAACCTTAAAAGAGAGTAAAGCATATTGTTTCATATTGGAGTAAAGTTTTTGTAACTCTTGTAAGAGTTTCTTTtggtaaacaatatttttaatataaagcaACATTTAGACCTAATATTTCTGTGTcccacaatttttttttgcaaacatTCTACATAAAATATGAGAACACATGATACTGACCTTTTATGTTGACATTGTGAGTTTTTAAGTAATGAGGTAAGATGAAAAAAGGAGTATATGGTATATCAATACACAAAACATGATCATTAATCtcacagaaaaaaagtaaaagatcAGCTCTCTCTTTCTTAGTGCTGTTTTATATCTCAAAGTCATCATTACCATTGGATATGttgcattaaaaattttataCCAAAAAATAAGTAAAGCTTTGTAATATAAATCTACTTTTCATTACAATTATCACATGTAATTAATTTATAAGACACATAGTAATACATACAAAGCATTGGAACCTCTTTAGAAGTAttaatcaataataataataataataaattctttatttaaagagataGTTACAAAacactaatcttccctgaggccctcaaatgaaatattataaagTAGACTTTCTGAAACTTATCTGAAATatcagaagaaaagaaaaatatgaatatatctagttttttttctccttttttttatattattggaTTGTTTAAGGCTAATGCCTAGAATCTCTTAACTCTATAAACAGATAACAGCTCTGAAATGGGAGGAGCCTGTTTGGAATGTATTCTCTTATACAAACAGGAAATGAATAGTAGGAACATAGGGAAAACCTGAAATTTGGTAACCTGTTAACCCAACTCCACTAAATAACAAATTCATCATGCAATAAACATATCGATTAGTAATATGGAACATAAAACTTTAATAGCGGTTCTAAACTCTTAGATTAGATATGTTTTTCCCAATATTAGTCAATGCATTATGAATACCCTCTACCAATAATAACACTTCAAACATCAAGTATAACACCTCTTTCAACATTTATAGGAAATTGCAATATCATGCTAAATAATGTCTTTAACTGCTCACatgtcataaaaaatatgaaagataataGTCTACCAGCtaagtttttcttcaaaaatgttttattcttaAGCCAATATGAAAGTGGAATCACACAAATATAGATACTGGATTATTTATGTCTCTATCATAAACCATGCATGTCATTGAAAGCTGAGTTTAAGTTGTATTTTAGAATTTCTTcaacaataaataatatttctGTAAATGAAATTTGAAGGTAATAGTAACAATGGTATGCCTAATGGTAgaaatcaaaataatataaaatatagttctaaaataagattttttttttattgaaaaatgaatccaaaagaataaattaattatttACCAATTAAAAGTTTCACTCTCAAGTGGGTCACAGTGGCCAATCCAGAAATTTTGATAAGGAGGGGTTGCTCTGACTTGCATAAGAGGGGGCAGCTGCAGTCacgctttagtgattccctaaataatcaatcGCCAAAAGAAGTCCCCCCACTAAATATGCCTCGCTtccaaattattttcaaattataattgaTCTGTGctttgtagtaataagcattggtacataagtttcataacatttggttgtcacaaacttaagttagagaatggaaagtATAACTGGGATGTACCaacaattggacatgctttgatactatatatgcccttgaatttttactagataacatttttgttcgctttggggattccgtatatcagCAGATTAtcagaattccaatggggactaactgtgcaccacttattgcggacctgtttttgtattgctatgagttacaatttatgacaaaaataagcaaagacccatcgaaacaatatctgataaacaaatttaataatacttttagatatttggatgatattttggctctcaataatgacgacttcagtatgtttattaaagaaatttatcctgttgaacttactttaaataaagctaatactaacaataaccactgccctttcctcgattttgatatctatatcactaacggaaagctgaatactaaaatttatgataaaagagatgatttttcatttcctatcgttaattacccatttttagatggtgacgttcctttgtcaccatcttacggtgtttatatatctcaacttgtacgattcgctcgtgtatgtaacaatgttttagattttaacgagagaaatttatgtattactgaaaaattattacaccagggttttcgatatcacaaactagtcaaaataattttagtttcttgtgtacaatttggaaattagtatggccttcattatcactgaactagtatatatttgtttaggggccagctgaaggacgcctacgggtgcaggaatttctcgctacattgaagacctgttggtgaccttctgctgttgttttttttctatggtcgggtggttgtctctttggcacattccccatttccattctcaattttacatatgtATGCACTACACACCATTGCAAGGGTGACACAAAAGGCAATTTTACCATGGCAGGGGcatgaaaaataacaattttctcATTCAAAAAAGACATAGCATTAGCTAGAGTATATGTTGAAATTAATGAATATAAATTAAAGCTCAATTGAGTCATGCAAAAAGTAAGGAAAATAATAAGCTTGcgatgaaattacacttaaaatcCTGTTCTCTCAGTGGTTATtatcgaaattatatttaaatcaaaGCACATATTATGtatgttatataaataagaagcATTTGTATAAACCTTTCAATGCAAATTGCATGCATAAAAAAgtacatatgtatataaaatgttagaataaaaatatatagaaaaatccCTGTTTACTCTTACTATTGGAACTTATATTCACACAATGTTCCTTGAAGTTTTTCTTTATGGCTTAATTGACTTACTGTTAAAAGTTACAAGTTTACTGTTTGTAATATTGAGCCTGAATTGCTCAActgataaaaatatatgttttattggTAATCATTTTGGTTGTTGACAATTTCTATCTACctctcaattatatttttttgagaaaataGGTAACAACTACTAAAATCagtaaaaattgtcatttaagggTAATAACTCTCAAAAGGAGTCATCAAATATTTTTGGTAATACTGACATTTAAAGCTCTTGTATTACTGATCAGTTGTGCAGTTTGTAatgtctacatgtacatgtacatgtataatttatattttataatttttcagatAATCAGCAAAGGTATGAAATTGTCAATTAAGGCCAATAAGGAAAGGAACATCAAATGGTTTGGCTTATATATTATCATTTTTGTCAATCTTGTGTTTTTGATAAGTTTTGCAAAAACTATATACTGTTATTATTTATAGTTTTCAAAATTGTAggacaaaatttgaaaattagtcAAAAATCATGTTAAGTCGATTTCACTCACATAAAGAGTCATCTAAAGGTTTTGGTTAcatcaacatttatttttatcttctATTGTTGATCACGTATGCTGTTAAGAGTATCAACACATAAAAACTTGATAAGTCATCCTCACACATTGTTCCAAGCCTCAGGTTTAATATACCAGaagacagtataaaataaaactcCAATTGTTTTGTTTAGTCAACAAAAAGACATATTTCAAACTTCCAAATCTCCAATACATTAAACTGGCAAATTAAATAACAATTGAGCCACACATATTAATGATATTATGCTTAACCACCAATAGCAATCATTGAAAGAGGTGACATAAGGCTTGGTTGCAAATTTGTGAGAAAAATTacatcaatatacaaaataatggttatctgtaaaaaaaatccacatataaCGTGAGTTGCTCAATTTACCCTTTCACATATTGAAACAGAAATTGGATTGCTACTCTGAAAtacaaaacaacatataaatcatttaacaatcatatttaaaatattaaaattatttgtaaaaagattcttatattcaattatttttcttcaCAAGTAACAATTTCTAAGTGTTACTTATTGCAGCCAGGTAATTGTAGCTTGCTTACTttataggcactggctacggttacatggaaatgtaacaataataaaaatattattgttacattggagactaaatgccggaatgcatggttgggtaaggacctgtttaattacgaatgtaacaataattattgaggctacggttacattgcgttattgttacataaaaaaaagcaatgtacgatgggacaagtaatatgtactaaataataaaagttgaggacatttattacatacatttataacatacaatttatttactgttacacagtatttttttttatttacaatgacaatttctacaaatccagtaagttgtttttaaagtccgacacatttttgatgaacgaaattacgtccttcacggatacgtgtacatacagaatttcttagtatttaagttacagttagcaaactttgcttttgattatcaatttgcgtcaagttataaagctgtatgaaatgtatgtcttgatattgtttcagtttcgtttaaaacgcatcccaagttttacttttttcaccatgaacaaaattggtccaaagtataatgacagtaataagagtaggtgtgcagttaaaaactttaaaaaagtgaaaccattgaactatatttttcgaaTTTGAAagtcacactcctaatcttgagtagtatctttaagaacatcaaaaccattaatacgtagtaaaactattcaaagtgacaccatttgttgaataataatattttattatttatcagtattaaattacaagtattgtttagtacatatgaaagaatgaagcaatacaactatagaagatttaagtttaatcaatctagcgtacattgctgtttttcatgtaacaataacgtaatgtaatcgtagcctcagtaattattgttacatttgtaattaatcggttcctcacccaactttgcattctggcaattagtctccaatgtaacaataatatttttattattgttacatttccatgtaaccgtagccagtgcctactttatattcttatttataacatcataaatgtacatgtatggtcTATCTGTATGTGTAATTTTAACCTAGGGTTCAGACAAAAAAGGGAAATTAATGTCTTTTCCGTGCAAGATTGATTGAATAATCTTAATCCGATCCTTCTAAAAATCAATTATGGATTGAATAATTTTATACTACTATAGTATAAGGGGAGATATAATTGCAGTCATCTGTACACAAATTCACTATGAGTATTTGACATGTCATTTGATCAATGATCCCATACCTCTGGATTTGAAATATTTGGAAAGTTTATATCGATAACTCGGCATCCTGAATGAAACTCAGTCTTTCCATCACTTATTGTTAAGATAACTGGATTCTTTATATGCGAGTGGAGAGGCCTATCTGTCATTTTTCCCCAAACTATAACATTGTCGTTCTGTAGTGTTGTTAATGAAGCTTTTAGAGAAAATATCCAATGACCGTAAAACCAAAATGCCACGTCCAATTGAATAAAACTCAAATCAGCATGATTTATTTTCAACAATCTCGATTTTGTTatactttgaaaaaatatataacgtaTTACATACACTGATTCAATATCCCCGCATATACACTAAACAGGTGGTAAACTAAAATTGTACTTATATAGAACATTATAATTTGATAACGATATCTTTTTGGTTTTAAGTTGCTAGGGTGCTTACAACCGCTGCTGGATAACTCGGACTAAaacaaaatcggactataacaaaatcggactataacaaactcggactataacaaactcggcctaCCATTATTTATATGAAGAAATATATTGAACAAACTCGGACTACGATTAGTAGAtgggttattttttttactttaataaaaaaaaccactgtacatattaaaattatatacgaATTTATGAgattataatgaatatttttgaaaaaagaccaTATATAGaatgtattaaatatttgttatatgagTTGAATTTGATATGTTTAAATGAGGATAATtaacttttatttgaaatatcattGTGATTTATTGTGTGTATTgacaaaagatattttaatgatTGGCGTGTGTTcgtgtttttattgtgtttaatcCTTGGTGTTTATGATTAGTATAAACACGTTctcatctaaaattagaaattctcATATGCCACTTTACtcatttttgtgtgtaaaagcTACATCGTTTGACATGATTGATATATTTTGCGTTAAAAAGTCAATGTATAGCATTATTTATATTTGTCTGTCATTTTTTTGCAAGACTGTTGTTCTTTTTGTGTAACTGCAAAATGCAAACTGCATTATTTTAGCATTACCTGTTTTTATAGGATGCTAGAATGATCTATTTTAAAACTCGGGAAATAGTTGAGGCGATCAAACCTTCATAAACCTTCATAAATTACCCAATCtgcatttttgttatacttttatgcCATTTCCctaacatatatattacataGCATTTACCAATCTTTAGTTGAAATGCGTCAGTGAATAGAATGCTAACATCAGTCTTTTTTCTCATACTTCTATTTGTCAGGTCTCTTTTTCTGCATACCGACATAGAGTATTTTGAATTGTCATTTTATCGATTAATTTCCATACGTCAGGTCTGCTAACTTCTGGTGTATGCTGAACTGTCACTCTATCTATGTAATGATATATCTCAGGTCAGTATGCTAGCATACCAACCTGGTATATGCAGAACCTCCAAtttttttggattatttttttttcaggtctgtatgctagcataccaaCCTGATGTATGCTGAACatccattttttataaaataaaaatttcaggtctgtatgctagcataccaaCCTGGCGTATGCTGAACCCCACATTTTTTTCAGGTATGTATGCTAGCATACCAACCTGGTGTATGCTGAACctccatttttaaaaaaaaaattcaggtcTGTATCATCCTGTATGGTAGCATACCAACCTGGTGTTGCTGAACCTCACAtgtcattcctttttttttcaggtctgtatgctaaCATACCAAGCTTGTTTTTATTACTGTTTCTTTTAATTGCAGCACTCTTCGGCACAACGACTTTGTTTGAGACCAACTTCCATAATTTTATATACGATGACATTTTGCCCATCTTTGATGCATACGTACACATTTTCTCACAGTAAGTATGCTTGTGATGCGTGTGTTCTTATAACCTTTATGTAAGTTAAACTGAAAATACTATTTATTGTAATTTATTGCCATGCCAATCTTGgttgaattaaattaaattaatcataataataatttgaaattgaATGCAACACGTGTTATATGATTGCGTGTAATTTGATATTATATCACATTAAACACATCATtttgtcatctgaccttggcaGCATTTCCGTTTTTAATGAATTCCTCCTTGATTACTGAATTTAGgtataaattataagaaatgactgtatgATTTCTTATGTCTATTGTAATAACaccaaaaatgtggtgcacacttgaAATTTATGTGGACTCGAGTTATTTAGTGAACATATGGCAtgtttttatatctttatcattttcctttttttcagttttaatgcTTTGAATTAAAACCAGGATGAAGATGCAGTTTTCACATGAATTACATATATACCTGAAATATGACAACATTAAACTCTAAATTTTGCACCTGGACTTCACTTTATGACGTATCTCAATTGTAGTTAAATGTATATTTAGGATTCAGTATTTGCATTCAGAAAATTATAACTCATTGCATtgaaattaatcatttttttaatcaacatgaCATATATGCAGTACAAAATCAGCCATCCTATGTAAAATTCATATACCCAGTATAttaaatcaaaaaataaattgtttatcacAGTGGACAAATTTCAATCACAGATACATTGTATGTAGATCTAAGACAAATCAAGATACATGAAACTTTACATTTTCATGAACATTTAAAACTATTAccagataatgaaaaaaataaataagtaatgAAAAAATGTTGCT
This sequence is a window from Mytilus edulis chromosome 1, xbMytEdul2.2, whole genome shotgun sequence. Protein-coding genes within it:
- the LOC139492678 gene encoding nicolin-1-like isoform X1, encoding MTDRPLHSHIKNPVILTISDGKTEFHSGCRVIDINFPNISNPESSNPISVSICERVGEIHFKNSYTAFITVKAKFKAQAENGDAGGDAKWKTCVRRFRLMPNPHMEEGSQDYFCLGKKHFMNELSNITQIRVILQQPSPVWKDFRIEELKLYRSAEMNKTPALPSWLIEDSGKSKKSDHDLDNDSFCEKLRSERSPCLASVPNLEAISSSLQHLWALAEEVGAKQTERALGRYEVDGCYEINLLSYT
- the LOC139492678 gene encoding nicolin-1-like isoform X2 codes for the protein MTDRPLHSHIKNPVILTISDGKTEFHSGCRVIDINFPNISNPEVGEIHFKNSYTAFITVKAKFKAQAENGDAGGDAKWKTCVRRFRLMPNPHMEEGSQDYFCLGKKHFMNELSNITQIRVILQQPSPVWKDFRIEELKLYRSAEMNKTPALPSWLIEDSGKSKKSDHDLDNDSFCEKLRSERSPCLASVPNLEAISSSLQHLWALAEEVGAKQTERALGRYEVDGCYEINLLSYT
- the LOC139492678 gene encoding nicolin-1-like isoform X3; its protein translation is MTDRPLHSHIKNPVILTISDGKTEFHSGCRVIDINFPNISNPESSNPISVSICERVGEIHFKNSYTAFITVKAKFKAQAENGDAGGDAKWKTCVRRFRLMPNPHMEEGSQDYFCLGKKHFMNELSNITQIRVILQQPSPVWKDFRIEELKLYRSAEMNKTPALPSWLIEDSGKSKKSDSVPNLEAISSSLQHLWALAEEVGAKQTERALGRYEVDGCYEINLLSYT